From the Coffea eugenioides isolate CCC68of chromosome 1, Ceug_1.0, whole genome shotgun sequence genome, the window ATGATTTGAATTTGAGTAATTCTACCCATGCTTTACAGGATCAAAGCAAATAGAAATTACATAGAAAAAGTTATACATGAAAGACTTTATGACAAAAATCATCAACCAGTTCAGCCTCCAGAAGAATCGCAGCTCCGTCGACTTGAATACATCGATGCTTCTGTCTAGATGGTATTATTAATATTTCAGTCAAATATTTTTCTATTAAATCATATATTTTACTAATTTAAGTCATTATAAACAGCCCAATATGCAAACAAAACCTTTTTGGGTCAAGACAGAGATCAGAATACCTACCACTAATCAAAACTTATATGTTATGACTTGTCCTACACCAAATTGTAATCAAGAAACAGAAGCTCCAGCAAATACTGAGTTTCAATGTCACAAATGCAAAGCCACAATTATAAAACCAGTGCCCAGGTAGTTATAGTTTAGATTTACTCACAACTAGCTatattttatgatttttaaTACATATTTTACATATTGACATAGGCTCAAATTCGAGATTCATCTTTTCGATGGAAGTACTATCGTAACTGCCTTAATTAGTGATAAACATGCAAGTGTTGTTCTAAACATGCCAGCTGACGAAGTCATCTTACTAGAACAATAGGTATATATATACCCTTTATTCTACTCCATGTGGATTTTTTTTATATTGcattgatgaattttaaaaacaTTAATGGAAAAATTATTGTCAATTGACATGTCAAATTTTGCTAACATTTTTTAGTTTAACTTGTGAGTATTGAATTTTTTTGGTTCCTCATTATTCAATGCTTTCATAAGACATAAATAGACAGTTTTCTGTTCAaaatttgtttcattttcatGATGCAAAATCTTACCATCATTACAAAATCAGATCTGGTTAATATCGATGGGCACGAATCGTATGAATCGAATACAGAGAAGTTTAGGATGTATGCAAATGAATCGTATGAATCTTAAACCTTGTTACATATACACACAAATTGAGAAGTTTAGGATATATGCAAATGACAGGGTTAGCAGGTTGACCATAAAACTCGTTGCACGAGTCTTGATCACTAGAAAATATGCAGAGAAAGATAATTTTGGAATAGTGAAACTATTTGTTGTGTAGTAAGGGAAAATGTGCTACTCACCTAGATTTGCTTAGAATGTTGTGTGATGTTTTGTTATCCTTCCTTTGAATGAAAAGCAACTATTTAGTAACTTGATTCCACAatttagatttcttttgttggtTGCCCCTAGCAGAATTATGATGTTTTCTGCATGTAAGGAGTCTGAATAATTTTCTTGAACAGCTGTAAAGACATAGTACTCAAAACCAAATAAACTGCCACGCTTATGTCCAATTCAAAGCTACAAGCAAGTCTACCACTTTTCATTGCTGAAGTAAGTGACCATGATAAAGTACAGGAAAAGCACAAAAGGCGCAAAGCGAAGAACAAGCCTGGTGCTATTTTAGCTTTGCTTTTCTTAAAAGCCGTTGGATCTCTTTTTGTCTTATATTGACCCTTGGTCAGTGAGTAGTGGGATTAGTTCATTGGGCTCAGTGGATAAGTTATTATAATTAGACAAAAGCCTCAGATGACTTGATTAATGAAGTGTAGGAGCTTAATAGTTGTACTCATTAATGCTGCTTTAGACTATTGATTCTTGAGGCATATCTAATTTTTTTGCTGCACTTGTATTATGGTGCATATGTTATCTGTTATGGTATTTCAGTTTATACATATAGTCATTGATGAACTTATTTTCACTGTTTATGCTAGAATCTGTTATTCAGCATGCATTGTTAATTAAATACAGTCAAGACATATTATTACCTACAGCAAGTCTAATCTTCTTTCATGCATATCTGTATATTCGTGTTGTTTAAGCGACAGTAAAATTGcaataattttaaatttatactAACTAACTGACATCTATTGCTATCTctaccattttttttgtttgtcatTTTAATTTACTGAATATCAAACTTGAAGGCTTCAAATTAAAAGCAATCTTAAATGTTTGTTTTTTTCTTATAATAGCATTTGCAGGAACATATAAATCAGATCAACACTATATTGGAGAATATTAAATTTTATGTCCATATAAAAAGCTTCTCCTATCAATCAAGATCAGCTTGGATCACAAAATACTATGTACTTGCCTGCATTCAAGCTCCCAAAGATACATTACAACTCCCTTCACCTGTAGCAGAAACAAGTACTTCCACCACTGCAAGAAGAGAAACGTCAAGTtcggcttaaaacattaaagaatCCTTCCTGGAATTGACTCCTGATCAATATCCTTCCTCCACTACAAAAAGGAATATCAATCCAGATGCAGTGATAAAGGAAAGTGAACCAAACAAGCGTTCAAAAGTTTAAGTTATCATCATTAGCAATCTCATTTAGAACTCAggtaaatatttattttttacagtCTATTACCATACTAATTTTTGTCTATTAAAATCCAGAGGCATTTTCCATTTGCATAAAAATATAGCAAcataaaattataataaaattgcTAATCACTTTACACTATGATTAACTCGCTAACTATTCATTGTGCCTTTTGAATCAGTGCAACTCTTTTGCTGTCCTTcaagtatatatatatcccTAGCCCTTTCTACTTCGAAGTTCTTGCAGCCACGCCATCTCCAATGCAAATATTCAGCTTTGCAGCGGTTTTTCCTACGTCTCAAGTATGCGTATAGATGACCGTCGATCTCTTCaaagcaaatgatatgcaacATCTTGCTTACCTTTTGAAGTTAACTGTTTGTAGTCATAGTATATCTATCATCTTAATATCTATCTTTCCAAATATTCCGCTCCATGTAAATATTCATCTTTTGAAATGCTTTTAGTCCAAGTATATATATGTTCCAAGGACTATTTTGACTAATGCTTCAATGTAAACTTATTGTAAATATTTATCTTCAAATGTTAGATGCTCATAAAATATCTATTTCTCCAATCAAAACATCCTAACTTTTTTTCAAACATCTCTGGTTGTTTTGCATTGCAAGGATAGTGAGTTGCTTTTGCCTTTATTCAAATCAGTAATTGCATTTggataaaagtaaaaaaaaagtaacttaCGAATATATATCTAACTCCTTAACTCATACAAACCATAAATCAACACTTTATTTCAATACCAAACTATCTAGAACCTCACTTAGCAAACTAACACATTAAAACATGTACCATTCATAAATACACAGTACAACTCCCTACTAGCTCTTCAGTTGCAAATAGAAACACTCATACTTCACATACAAACACTTAGAACAAAACTCGCAAACTTTATTAACTCAaactaataagaaaaatatttaatatattttcACGCATCAAACATATTTACATCAACTGAACCTccaataaattattaattaccACCATCTTCCCCCAATGTGTCGAACCATTGTCTCAATTCATGAGCCTGGGGAATTGCTACATTATACATAATAATGGTTTGACGCTATGTTCCCAATGAAAGACCTATACAAAAAAATGTCAATAAAAAACATAAATTCAAAAACTCCAATTATAATTTAATATTATATATTCCAAAAGACCATTACCATGAAAATAACTGATCTTAGGCCTGCAAACCAATATAATGGGATATTCATGTGCAATTTGagcaagatataatccatctgTATCGATAAAATCATCCCAAATTGCATACACAATTGGCATCATTctacaaaaaaacaaaaataaatataaataaaatttaatgtaataataaaaaatcataccaaaaaaattaatttaacaaaaacATACTCTTcattaattaaaagaaactcCTGAACTCGTATATATCTTCCTCCCAACATAAAAACTTGCATTGGAAGCACCTGAATGACAACACCGAGAATAGCTGtaacaacaaacaaaaaattctcACTATGATAACAAATATAAACCAATAATTACATAAAAAAGTATCAATAATATTTAGAATACTTATAATTGAGTCTCGCGAATGCCTCAGTGACTCCAAATCTCCAAACCGAGTCAAGTGGTAAACATTATGAATTGGTAGTGTAAGACCTTCATCAACAGTTTGAATAAAAGTATTCGGTCTTAACACCAATTCAAAAGGAACTGATCCAAGCATTATTGAGCCATTAAGGATTCGACGAATAGCAGCATCAGCAATGTAATACGTCGAGTACAATTGTAAAGTTTCATTCAAGACATGAATATCATTATAATATGCAACTGCTTGAACCCGATCACCCTACAAAATAAACATCATAAaagtttctaaaaaaaaaagcaacaaacaaaatataatacTTACCAAACTATCTGCAAAAACAAATCGCTGATACATCCGACCCATATTACGACTATCCCGAATAAGACTTTTTTCAACAAGAACTACTCGAAGAACCCATCCATAGATAACATCATTTAACCGATTAAAAATCACAACATTCTGCTCCATAGTACTAAATCTAAAAGACAATTTCACCTAAATAACAAAGTTACAAATTACGTTTCTTACAAATAAAACTCAACTACTACAATGAAATGATCCTAATACATAATACAATTCACTTATATATAtggaaaaaaaatcaagcaTTCTTCATACTCGTCACAAATATTTTGAACACTATAATAGATGCCAGCCATGTTAAAGAAACTTGGCACCCATGCACCCAATGTATTCAAAAACCCATGCCACCTAGCCAAACAATCACTCTATATTTTATTCTACCTTGCACC encodes:
- the LOC113771273 gene encoding replication protein A 70 kDa DNA-binding subunit B-like, which translates into the protein MEQNVVIFNRLNDVIYGWVLRVVLVEKSLIRDSRNMGRMYQRFVFADSLGDRVQAVAYYNDIHVLNETLQLYSTYYIADAAIRRILNGSIMLGSVPFELVLRPNTFIQTVDEGLTLPIHNVYHLTRFGDLESLRHSRDSIITILGVVIQVLPMQVFMLGGRYIRVQEFLLINEEMMPIVYAIWDDFIDTDGLYLAQIAHEYPIILVCRPKISYFHGLSLGT